A stretch of Lentibacillus sp. JNUCC-1 DNA encodes these proteins:
- a CDS encoding GAF domain-containing protein has translation MFKTEKYTGSQEKDYELLLKQLNALNEGESDHVAILSNAAALLNQFLSEINWVGFYIWRENELVLGPFQGLPACIRIPYGKGVCGTAVSTKTTQRIADVSKFPGHIACDSASQSELVVPIIKNDTVYGVLDIDSPHTERFDEIDQRYMEAFVHQLEQALN, from the coding sequence ATGTTTAAAACAGAAAAATACACGGGTAGTCAAGAGAAAGATTATGAACTGCTATTGAAACAGCTTAACGCTTTAAATGAAGGTGAATCTGATCACGTGGCCATCCTGTCAAATGCAGCTGCATTGCTAAACCAGTTTTTATCCGAAATTAACTGGGTCGGTTTTTATATTTGGCGGGAAAATGAACTGGTGCTTGGACCTTTTCAGGGGCTCCCTGCATGCATTCGCATTCCCTATGGAAAAGGCGTATGCGGTACTGCAGTCTCCACAAAAACAACACAGCGCATTGCTGATGTCTCCAAGTTTCCCGGGCATATCGCATGTGACAGTGCTTCACAATCCGAACTGGTTGTGCCTATTATTAAAAACGATACCGTTTATGGGGTACTGGACATTGACAGTCCTCACACCGAACGATTCGATGAGATTGACCAGCGTTATATGGAAGCATTTGTGCATCAATTGGAACAAGCCCTGAATTAA